The following DNA comes from Denticeps clupeoides chromosome 14, fDenClu1.1, whole genome shotgun sequence.
TGCTGCTAAATGATGTGTTAAGGCCATGTGTCTGTTCTTCAGATGTGCTGTGGTTGTCATTAGGGGTCACCACCGTGGATCAACTGTTCTGGTTGGCTGCATAAATGATTTACCCAGTCCTGGGACCGCAACCAAGCAACACACAGTCACGTGTGTTGAAGGCCGATAGTGCCATAATGCAGCGTTTTCAACACACGTTCGGCATTGCATGGCGCCAACAGACCTTTAGTTAATGACTGGACCCTTCACGTGCATGTGGAGCGTGTGCTCAGACCAGGCGTTAACACCCGTCAagcaatgcaaaatgtgtgatggtgcattttttttgtgaatacttGTTTTTTGCATAAAACCATGATCTTAAAAAGCATATAAATTATTGTACTTATGGTCTTCCGTACAGATGTCCCTAGTGGCTGGGTTTTAGATGTGTTGTGGTACTCTAGTTGAAATCTTTCTCTGGGGTTTGGCTCAGATCTATCTCAGTTCTTTTAACCATATCTTGAATACATGCACTGTGATGGACATGAAGCGAGAGCGGTTTGGTTGTTGGGTGCGGTTTGATGCGGCTTCTGGTTTACCCAGACTGCTGTGTTTACATCTCAGTTCAGTACAGTgccataaaacatgttttctgtggAACATGATGTTCTCTGTAACCATTTACACCCATCCACACTCTTTTGTATTGAGGTTTGGCTTACAGCAATGAAGAACAATATGACGACTGGATCCTTCTTCTGGCCAGGATCAGATGTGAAAATTAAGGGGAAATACCCCGACTTTTACAAGGTGTACAACAGGTCAGAAAGCAAGAGTGTCTTCTACTTgattcaaatatataaatggaaTGCATTTAcctaattttaatattaatatttaattttattcagGGCTATCCCTTTTGAAGAGAGAGTTGCTACTGTTCTGAACTGGTTACAACTCCCTGATGAAAAAAGGTATGTACTTTTAttagtgtatatttatatacatcGTCATCCAGTTAATACGTGGAATGAAAgtgtatgaaaatgtaaatgcatatagTAAAGTAGTAAATACATAGAGTATAGGCATGACCTGCTGAGGGATAATTTAGTGTTTATTAGCAGTGCGTACTGTACTGAAGTTACAGGAGCATCTGCGGATCtgcatgtgagtgtatgtgtgtgtgtctgtgtgtgtgtgtgtgtgtgtgtgtgtgcgcttggaTTACAATTAACCAAGACAGATCAAACAAGTATATCCATGGTTAGCCACACGGTTAGCCTATAAATAACTGGGAACTTCCAAATGGTCTTTCATTTTCCAGACGGCCTGTAATTTTTatcagacaaaaagaaaaggcaTAAATAATTTTGGCCATGCCAAATGTGTGGACAACCGtccgctgtggtgacccctaacaggagaTTATTCAGATTCAAAAAGAGGCTCTGTTCCCCCTTACGTACTTTCTGTTTAAAGAAGATTATAGTTATAGCAGTTGTATTAACTGGTTATAGAAGATGCTGTAATGAATATATGTCTCTTTGCTTCTTGTTGCTGAGTAAATCTTTTAACAGGCCAGACCTCTACACTTTTTACCTTGACGAGCCAGATTCTGCCGGACACGTGTTTGGCCCAATGAGCAGTCAGGTATTTTATGCATTAAACTGTGAGAAAGATTAATGAATAAGCACAAAGACGAATAATTATCTCTCTTCTGGCAGGTTATTGTGGCCCTCATGAAAGTGGATAGGGTCCTTGGCCTGCTGATGGATGGTTTGAAACAGAGGGGACTCCATAAATGTGTGAACCTGGTTGCCCTGTCAGATCATGGTATGAACATTCAACGATCTCCAGCTTAGTTCACATTATTAGTTATTTAAACTTATCAGAGGAAGTAGGGGGGCAAGGGGATTCTGAGACGTAATTACATCCAAATTTTTAATTCATCAATGCCTCGAGAACatatgtatgtaaaaatgttccaCAGCATTCCACAAGTAATGTGTACAGCTCTGGGTCGATCCACTGCACCTCAACCTCCAACGTTCATGCTGTAAAACCTGCTTATCTGAAATTATCGTGACGGATTTAGCATGTATCCTTGATGCCCCACTTTTCCAACCGGATAAATAACTAGACTTGCGTTATCTGACTCCAATGTATCTACCAATGTTATCAACTTAAATAGGTAGATAGAATGAGGAAGATGATAGGAAATAGATCATTGTGTGCCTTATGAACTTATGACCCTGCAGATTTGTACCATTTTACAGGCACCAGGGACAGGATAGTTATAATGTATAACTTAAGGTTCACAAAATTCCCAAAGTgaattgtcactgtgatacacatcagcacagcacacggtgcacacagtggatcTGCTTAATAGGATCTTCAATGATAAATTGTTCCAGCTTGTTCCCCCTATAACCAACAAATTAGATTTAAGATTAAGAATTACAATATTAACTTTTATTATGCTCCTCCTTGAACCCTCACCTtattgtggtggaggagtttgagaaccctaatgatcctaggagttgtgttgtctggggcacttggtacccctggtagggtctcccatgacaaattggtcttaggtaaagggtgagacaaagaatggttcagaagacctttcatggaaggaagaGCCAGTGTATCCGGCCCAGAGGGTTACTGGGCTTTCGCCCATGGGGCCCGGCCGGCCCAGCCTTGGGAGGATCCCCCAACCTGAACTGCACTGAAACTTTATGGGAGCACCCCCCTCCCGGCTGGACTGGTGGACGAAaaaaggggaagtgggggcgataTATGGACACTTAAgccacgcacaaacacacagacggagacagacagaagagatctggctccctctctgggctctccgggacctcctcaggaggcacagccaggatcacggGAGGCGCAACCTTCTCGTCGCCTGCCAGTGCTGGGTGTCCTTGCACCGGATCCTGACTGCCACtgggtgtggtggaggggcagagtttaatccctggctcaggctctggcatatcaaactccgccctcagtctatCCAGGAATTCCTGAAAACCCATTCCGTccgtctctccctgctgccacagGGGGCTGctccccagccccatgctgacccagtcagacgcgtgaggatggtggtgatgttCTCCGCGTCtgaaagggagggaagagcagcaaagtacacaacACAGGAAGTTATAAATGACTGGCATGTACCTTCTGCTCCACtaaagggtcctgggaccaaagggatgtcccacacggggctgggcacgtcggtggagatggtggtgggcgtgtgccGTGGAGGGTAGTGGACGTCCACTACTgcaggcgggggcgctggtactgcgctgccgttcagctgggggaCAGCCGGGCAGAGGAAAGGCAGGTTCGCGACCAGAGCTGGATGGGCGGTGACTGCTCACGGCACCactgtctggtgccttctggtcATATGCAGGCCCTCTCGgtgcacgtccctggtgccagtgtggggcTTTGCCAGAACATCCAGCTAGCCGTCGTCTTCCTCGTGGTCCTCACACCTCTGGAAGGGatgtgggtctccacggacctcatGACGATCCTGGACTGGCCTGATGggcagagccatcccggcaccaacCGCCCACTTCACGTCTTCGTCACTCTCTTCATAGTCTGTGTCTCCCTCGTACCCCCAGAAGTCACACGGGTCGTCCTGGACTTCGCAAAGATCTCTGACGCGCGCGATGGGCAGAGCCATCCCGACCCAGACCGCCCACCAATCCACGTCATCTTCGCTCTCAGCGGTGCTCCCGAGTTtcgtccaccctgctgacatcccggacccagggcgcgatcagctcccacGGCCAGTAGTCGGGCCATTCCAGCTGGAGCCCGCCCATCAGaattaatatttcacacacacgcaatctatattttatatatgtatatactaaTATTATATATCGGATTTGGTACATCATTGTtaaagtgtacatttttttcttgtagtTGCCCTGTCTTCAGTTCTGATCTTTGCTTTGTTAGGAATGGAGACTGCTTCATGTAAGACTGCAGCTTTTGTGTCATCCTACCAAGACAAAGTTGACGACATTGTTGTGGTTCAAGGACCCGCAGCCCGAATCAGACCAATGAGATCTGAGTACTTCTTTACTTGTGAGTTTGGTTTGTTTCACCTACATGTCTGATAGGCAAAAACTTTTGACTCTCCTCTCGTTTGCTTTCCAGTTGACTATGAGGGACTGGTGAAAAACCTGTCGGTATGAGAGCTTCCAGTGGAACCTGTCTTGATtgaatttaatcatttaatcataTTCTAATCTTTTTGGCTCCAtgcaccaccacaatggatctgacattaaacaaacaagATGTGTTTTAACTGCAGACCTTCATCTTTATTTTGAGggtttttacattaaaaccaattgAACTTGAGCTTTTATAGGTGAAGCCCACtttttaagggaccaaaagtagtGGGACAAATGAACCTAAACCAaagtttcactttttattaCTTGGTTGTAAATCCTTTGCAGTCAAAAAGTCTGCAACATAGAGTCATAATCAGCGGCTGCGTTGATGAGGAGATATTTCACTGATTCACTGATGTTTCCTTTCCTTCTCCATACTCTTCACCTTCCCATCACTCTGTCTCATCTCTTCCAGAACTGTAAAGCCCTTTTTAGACTTAAAACTCAGATCTGACCTTCGTGTTTTTACTCTGGTCAACTCTTCTCTTGTTGTCCTGGAGCGTGTTCTTCATCTGGAAAGCGGTTATGAAGGGAAAGAAATCTTCAGTCATCCGCCACAGTTGTTTTTCATGGTCTTCTGGCTCTTTTGCTGTTTCTGAGCTTAccgttgcatttttttcccttaaaaaGTGAGAGGCAAATCCACTGTGGTGTTGTGTGGAgccaaaaagattagaattttgTCCGTGCCCCAATATTTATGGGCCTTACCACATTGTATACATTCTTCTCCCCTTACACTTTTGAAGTGCAAGAGCCCTGACCAGTCGATGCGACCCTACCTTAAAGAGCACCTCCCTAAAAGGTTTCATTTTGCCAATAATGTACGAATTGAAAGGGCCCACCTCTACATGAAGGAGACATGGCAGGCAGCACGGTAGGTCGGGATTACAGTGACCGAACCGCATGTTGATACTAAATCATGAACAGTTTTTTAATCCTGAATGTGATGAGTAAACTAATGTATTGTTGTATAGTCCGTTTTTACAGTTTCCATACAGATTGATAAAAAGAGACAGTGAAGAGCTTTTGATTAGTACATTTTCCAGCTGGAAAACATGTTATTTTATCGTAAAAAATTCTCAAAATTTTGTAATAAAAGTTTAAACTGTGGTGCTTTTAGGGTTGTTCATTCATATATAACTTCAACAAAGGGAACCGAATAGGAATTTTGAGTCTGTCGGCTGTTATATCATCTTCATAACCCCATACATTTTTGTACCCTCAGCACACCAAAGGAAATCAAGTATTGTTATGGTGGCTTCCATGGCTCTGATAATGTGTTCAAGAACATGCAGGTCAGTGAAAGAGATCATTTGGAGATGTTGGGTTGGGTGGATACTGGATTTCTTTCAAAATGTCTTTACTGTGTTGACCAATGAAAATTCAACTCTCAACCTCAACACTGTCCCTTTGGTGGGTCTTCATCCTGCACAATAACCAACAGAAGGCTCTTTCTTCTGCCCCTCTCATTTTTTGGAACACCTTCTTCTTTCTCCCACTGATGTCCATATTTTCCAGAAGTGGAATGACAACAAATGCTGCTTGGATAGGCGGATTAATACAGATGCGCCTGTAATTAaacttgtctgtgtgtgtggcgctCCTCGCATGTTCAGTGCAGCAGTGTGTAAAATGCAGACAGTCAATATAATACTGACGTTATCATCCCTGCGTATCATATACAAACGCATGTGTATTTCTTCACCAGTTCCTATTCTAGGAAATCTGACTTGGCCAACTTTCTAACTAAACCTGTTATAAAACCCTCTATTCTATAGTCACTGTGTCTCACATAATGGAAATTGTTTTCAATGCTTTGAGTTtatgaaagacatttttttaataataataaatcactcTACTTTTACAGAGAACCTGGCAaatacttactttactttacttttatccaaagcgacttacaagaggacaccagcaattctcattcggtttctatagattttgagtttacaaactaagagccctgataaggcccaacttgtcaggaatagaacatgcagggaaatgttaagtgctggacaaacttttattttgtgtgtgtgtgtacgcatgtgcgtgtgtaagtgttagatttgtctgtaatactttttgaacaagtgggttttcagctgcttcttaggggaattgttgcctggaaagatcagaatctcagtttttgataggttgagttggagttattgctcagacatccatgtcgatatgtctgagagacaggctgagatttttgtcgcaatagtggcatcttctggtgggaaagacaaatagagctgggtgtcatcagtgTAAGAgtgatgatgtgaccaagtgagcaaGTGTATATTatgaatagaagggggccaaggacagagccttgtggaacccctgtggttaccctagagaggacagatgtcgcacctccccatgataccttgaaagacctgtcgtgaagataagaggtgaaccagtTTAATATGGTTCCTGTcactcctaaatctgagagtgtggtgagaagaattttgtGATTAAATTTGTCAAAGGAGGTTTCAGTcaaatgtcctttcctgaaaccagactgaaaagggtcgagaagatcatgctggtggagaaatgaagaaagttgagccaggactgctctttcaagaattgttgaaagaaaaggaaggttggagactgggcggtagctatccaatagagacgggtttaatgtgggatttttgagcaggggagcaatgacagcctgtttgaaagcagtggcaaatgttcctgttgtgagtgaggaatttaagacatgtgtcagagcagatactatggtgggttgtatggactgaaggaggtgtgaggggatgggATCCAGGGAGCAGCTTGACTGGAGAAGTTTAAACACGTCCGATTCAGAGAGTAAGTACTTGAAAGTACTCAAGTGGGATCTTAGAGGGAGGACGTTGACCACAAGTGATGGTGTTTTTAGAAACGGCTTTAGACCATGTTTGACGTGTCATACCAGCACAGTTTGTTCATTTGAGAGCCATTTGTTCATCTGCAGACTGTGTTCATGGCGTATGGACCCTCACTGAAGCACAAATCACAAGTGGCACCTTTTGAAAACATTGAAGTCTACAACCTGATGTGTGGTGAGTGAAATGCAATGGGATGTTTGATTGACCTTATAGTTTCCCATAATATGGATGATTAAATCCCTATCTTGGCAGGTGTAGCACAGCGTCTGTACTTTCCTGACAGAAATTCAAATGTCAGTTTTActatttgattttgtttttatcAGCTCCCCTCACGGTTTGATATGTTCTAATATGCTGGTATGAATTGATCTCCagatttattaaatattgatcCTGCTCCCAACAATGGGACTCATGGGAGCTTGAATCATCTCCTGAAGAGTCCCTCTCACCAACCAGTATTCCCTGCGGAGCTGTCACCAGCTTCCATCTGCAGTGCCAGCCGCCCTGACCCCACCGATGACCTAGGCTGCACCTGTAGCTCTCTTACTAAGGAGAAGGTACCACAGAAGGATTTATGGAACACGTGTTAAAGTCATAAGGTTCTGTGTTGGTGCGATGTAGACCTTGTTCAAATTTGGACTTGAAAGATATTTGTTTTCCTAAGGATCATTGCAGTTTGATTTTATTGCTTAACTATATGTTCAGTATGGAGCCGCACAAGagtctttttttctattaatatGCTTCACTTGGGTCAGATCATAAAAAATTTCATTACTGAGCATATGATGTACAACTCTAGCCTAAAAAAGTGCATGATCTACATCCTCTTTGCCTGTATGCACCAGCTGGTTGTGTGCATAGcattaaatacacaataaaaagTAGCTTCAGATTATATCAGATATAGACACTTCATTTGCACACATCAGGGCTGTTAGTAGAATCCTGACATAGAAATGCAGGCCCTCTTTCTTAGTTCCTCAAAGACAGATGTCCGCTTTAACTGTGGGATGCTGTAAAGACCACATCTTAGTGATAATTATATATCATGAAAAAAGGAATGAATTCAAACGTACTCCTCGTGCTTCACTTGAGTTTCCCTTTGAAGCCTCATAACAAAATGGAAACATACctcaatttttttatatgaacagaAATGATGTTTTTGCTCTTGCTTGCTTTAGGTGAAGACTCTCAACCAACAGCTGATAAGCTCCAGTTCCAGTAAGTAGATCTCAGCGTCGAGTTCGAGTTCAGTCACAAAGGCAATGATCCAGATTTGATAAGAAACTCAACTTGAAATCCTCTGTAATGAACTGTGATGGAAAAAATCAttcttttatgcatttatattttatggaGGGAATGCAatatacacattatacacacaatACAAGTCGTCTAAAATTAGAACAATTTATAATctacaatataaaatgtatgcaGAACCTGGTCCAAGGAGAAACCGCTGTGGCTTCAGCTTGTTTACCTTTCAGTCGCCGCCTCCTATGGCTGTGAAGGCCTCACCTtggtggcagaggtggcctagtggtggcaAGGATGTGGACCGGAAATGTGCAAATCCCaaatcaccaagggtgatgagcagtgggcaccatgacaggcgcccggggtgcagtgtgaggggacagtGAGGGGAAAggtgctcagtgtcacctcagtggtagcttgacggatcgggacacgatccagcaaccttccgaataAGGGCCCATTTCCTTAgttgctaggctaccactggcccaaatgcagagaccacatttcactgtgtgcactgggtgctgtgctgtggtgtgtctcATGTGCCCACTAAAGAAGCCTGGATATGTGTCTCAGGATCCTTTTGCCTGTGTGTTGGACGTGTAGAACTATGAAAGTATTGTCCTGGTATCCTGCAGGTCCTGGGGTCATGGCTCTTCATTGTCCATACGGCGTTCCGCGAGTGCTGCAGCGGAACACCAACCACTGCCTGCTCCACCATTCCGACTACATCACTGGATTCAGCCGGGACACCCGTATGCCGCTGTGGGTTGCTTACACGTTGAAAAATCCGGTACGTTTCTCTCTGCTGTTGTAGATCTTCATCCAGATCCTCATCATGTGGTAAGAGCTGAAACCCACAGCAGATAGTGTTTTCCTTCTCTGGTCTATGTGGTGTGCATGTGAAAACGTCTTTTTGCCTCAGGACTGATTTGACGTGTGTCCTGATGTCCCCACAGAACAGCGTGGAGCCTCTGAGCGCGAACAGTGACTGGTGTGTGCGTGCCGATGTCCGTGTCCAGCCCAGTGTGAGTCAGTCCTGCAGCTTCTACAAAGATGACCCCAAACTGACCTTCGGCTATCTGCATCCGCCCAGTACGTCCTGCCTGGGTCACACTTCGGCACGATAATGCAGAAGTCCCATTCATCATCCACCCAGTCCTGTTCATGGTAAATTACAGTATTCACTGCTTCCTTCTCTCCACAGATCTGAGTTCCAACAGAAGCACGTCTGATTCGCAGATCACCAGCAACATCGCCCCCATGTTCCCGCTTTTCAGAGGTGACTCTTCACCACTATGGGACTTTATCTATTGTTTTTTATAGAAGAGACCGAGTAACAGGCAGCCGAACAACCCCAAAAGATCGTAAAGCAGGGATCACCCACCCTGGTCCTGCTTAGATCTTTCCaagttccaccacacctcattcaaccaAGAACTGGGTGGTGATAACGAGTACAGAAGTTGAACCAGGTTCAGGCTAAATGAagaaaaggtgtcctctgcaccAGGGCCGGTGACCCCTGTTCTCAACATTTCTCAAGCAAGTTACCAAAATCTCAAATAAGAAACAGTCTAATATAGTCGCTTGTTTTATCATGAAAACCAGCATTTGATGATTTAAAGCAGAAATCACTAAACTAATTACTACACAAATGGCACCCAAACCACCTCTGAAGACAACAGGGACTTGTAGGACATGGCACAATGTACTGTAGTTTAGGTACCAGTATGAACcagtaaaaaacaaaaccactgctTCTCCAGCAGAAATACAATCTGTTCTCAACCCCCAGTTCTTCTACCACATCTCTGCAGATTCGGGTGTTTCACACTTCATTTTCGAAATTACTCAGGgtcatgtgtcttgctcagggacacagtgatcgtggtttgaacctgggtcttcctgGGTGATATTATGGAGTAGTGGCATTTGGACCATATTGAATTGGACTGCCATCTAGAGGAAAAAGCAAAGTGGAACTGCATCTCCTCTACATTTTATGGCCCATGTTACAATCCACCGAGTTTCATGGAAGTTCCGTGGTAGTTTTAGTGCAATCTGAACTGGACTGAGAATATCAGCTCTTATATCGATTTTTGGAGTTTCTGAGAATTCTAGATCCGCCGGATTTCTTATTAATTAAGACCAAGTGCAATgcttttatgattattatgcTTTGTTTGCTCTGTTCCTGTTTTTAGTGAGTGGCTTTTCTACAGGTTGCCATGTTGCAGTCTCTGGATGTTCAGCAGCAGAGTACATTTCTTCCTGCACCCACAGTTATTACAGTTCTGAGGGATGTGTTTAGAACTCATGGCAACAGAAGTGTGTGTTCCGTGCTGGAATGCAGGACCCATCTCCACAGTATCGCACCTCCTCCGCTGGCTTCTCTTCTTCCTGTAGTTCCTCCCACTTAAACTCCACACATCCACATACTGTAACCCTGATGAACCCTAGTgatgtttttatattatatgaTCAGCGTATTCTctatgctgtttattttttatcttgtactgtcccaTGATGCTCAGCCCCACGATTCTTTGATTAAGGATCCGcgtccttaccctctaggccaccactgctctatgATGTGCAGCCCCGCACCTTTTTCAGCAGTCTGGGGCACCATAACTGCCACTGTGCATCGCCATGCTAGAACCTGCTCCTGTTGGTCAGGAGGGTCCCACAAGAGTCTTCTATGAACAGTATAAACGTTCGATACAGAATGCATGGGAAAAGTGGCTAGGGTGGTAGTttcctagtggtaacacactcgcctatgaaccagaagtcccaggttcaaatcccacttagtaccattgtgtccctgagcaagacacttaaccctaagttgctccagggggggactgtccctgtaactaatgattgtaaattgctctggataagggcgtaaatgtaaaagtgttctcacctctacaactcatcata
Coding sequences within:
- the LOC114803432 gene encoding ectonucleotide pyrophosphatase/phosphodiesterase family member 3-like isoform X1, which gives rise to MEVAKDEDRATEQAANLLGSGRDGARRADGGRRSEAGKRRIIAGLLLLCLVTSVLAVVFGFKSFHRCKKNENSCKFRCLSARNPSALCQCDALCEKEGSCCVDYREVCVEPAQLWTCSKFRCGEERQPHSKCSCASDCASLGDCCANYNNICAGEKSWVEEECEDIQTPQCPAGFSKPPLIVVSMDGFRASYMASYHDLLPVLSKLKKCGVSAEYMRPVYPTKTFPNHYTIVTGLYPESHGIVDNKMYDVTRNVSFSLKSDEKFSSSWYQGEPVWLTAMKNNMTTGSFFWPGSDVKIKGKYPDFYKVYNRAIPFEERVATVLNWLQLPDEKSKSFNRPDLYTFYLDEPDSAGHVFGPMSSQVIVALMKVDRVLGLLMDGLKQRGLHKCVNLVALSDHGMETASCKTAAFVSSYQDKVDDIVVVQGPAARIRPMRSEYFFTFDYEGLVKNLSCKSPDQSMRPYLKEHLPKRFHFANNVRIERAHLYMKETWQAARTPKEIKYCYGGFHGSDNVFKNMQTVFMAYGPSLKHKSQVAPFENIEVYNLMCDLLNIDPAPNNGTHGSLNHLLKSPSHQPVFPAELSPASICSASRPDPTDDLGCTCSSLTKEKVKTLNQQLISSSSSPGVMALHCPYGVPRVLQRNTNHCLLHHSDYITGFSRDTRMPLWVAYTLKNPNSVEPLSANSDWCVRADVRVQPSVSQSCSFYKDDPKLTFGYLHPPNLSSNRSTSDSQITSNIAPMFPLFRDVWEYFHKATILEYLERMNGVNVMSGPIFDENADGHYDSHSTKEEVPVPTHFFVILTSCKNSSFSPDGCQGPLTAVSFIFPHRPDRLETCSDKPDFQWVEKWAKLHVARVRDVELLTGLSFFHDRISVEETLLLKTYLETF
- the LOC114803432 gene encoding ectonucleotide pyrophosphatase/phosphodiesterase family member 3-like isoform X3, with amino-acid sequence MEVAKDEDRATEQAANLLGSGRDGARRADGGRRSEAGKRRIIAGLLLLCLVTSVLAVVFGFKSFHRCKKNAQLWTCSKFRCGEERQPHSKCSCASDCASLGDCCANYNNICAGEKSWVEEECEDIQTPQCPAGFSKPPLIVVSMDGFRASYMASYHDLLPVLSKLKKCGVSAEYMRPVYPTKTFPNHYTIVTGLYPESHGIVDNKMYDVTRNVSFSLKSDEKFSSSWYQGEPVWLTAMKNNMTTGSFFWPGSDVKIKGKYPDFYKVYNRAIPFEERVATVLNWLQLPDEKSKSFNRPDLYTFYLDEPDSAGHVFGPMSSQVIVALMKVDRVLGLLMDGLKQRGLHKCVNLVALSDHGMETASCKTAAFVSSYQDKVDDIVVVQGPAARIRPMRSEYFFTFDYEGLVKNLSCKSPDQSMRPYLKEHLPKRFHFANNVRIERAHLYMKETWQAARTPKEIKYCYGGFHGSDNVFKNMQTVFMAYGPSLKHKSQVAPFENIEVYNLMCDLLNIDPAPNNGTHGSLNHLLKSPSHQPVFPAELSPASICSASRPDPTDDLGCTCSSLTKEKVKTLNQQLISSSSSPGVMALHCPYGVPRVLQRNTNHCLLHHSDYITGFSRDTRMPLWVAYTLKNPNSVEPLSANSDWCVRADVRVQPSVSQSCSFYKDDPKLTFGYLHPPNLSSNRSTSDSQITSNIAPMFPLFRDVWEYFHKATILEYLERMNGVNVMSGPIFDENADGHYDSHSTKEEVPVPTHFFVILTSCKNSSFSPDGCQGPLTAVSFIFPHRPDRLETCSDKPDFQWVEKWAKLHVARVRDVELLTGLSFFHDRISVEETLLLKTYLETF
- the LOC114803432 gene encoding ectonucleotide pyrophosphatase/phosphodiesterase family member 3-like isoform X2, translated to MEVAKDEDRATEQAANLLGSGRDGARRADGGRRSEAGKRRIIAGLLLLCLVTSVLAVVFGFKSFHRCKKNENSCKFRCLSARNPSALCQCDALCEKEGSCCVDYREVCVEPAQLWTCSKFRCGEERQPHSKCSCASDCASLGDCCANYNNICAGEKSWVEEECEDIQTPQCPAGFSKPPLIVVSMDGFRASYMASYHDLLPVLSKLKKCGVSAEYMRPVYPTKTFPNHYTIVTGLYPESHGIVDNKMYDVTRNVSFSLKSDEKFSSSWYQGEPVWLTAMKNNMTTGSFFWPGSDVKIKGKYPDFYKVYNRAIPFEERVATVLNWLQLPDEKRPDLYTFYLDEPDSAGHVFGPMSSQVIVALMKVDRVLGLLMDGLKQRGLHKCVNLVALSDHGMETASCKTAAFVSSYQDKVDDIVVVQGPAARIRPMRSEYFFTFDYEGLVKNLSCKSPDQSMRPYLKEHLPKRFHFANNVRIERAHLYMKETWQAARTPKEIKYCYGGFHGSDNVFKNMQTVFMAYGPSLKHKSQVAPFENIEVYNLMCDLLNIDPAPNNGTHGSLNHLLKSPSHQPVFPAELSPASICSASRPDPTDDLGCTCSSLTKEKVKTLNQQLISSSSSPGVMALHCPYGVPRVLQRNTNHCLLHHSDYITGFSRDTRMPLWVAYTLKNPNSVEPLSANSDWCVRADVRVQPSVSQSCSFYKDDPKLTFGYLHPPNLSSNRSTSDSQITSNIAPMFPLFRDVWEYFHKATILEYLERMNGVNVMSGPIFDENADGHYDSHSTKEEVPVPTHFFVILTSCKNSSFSPDGCQGPLTAVSFIFPHRPDRLETCSDKPDFQWVEKWAKLHVARVRDVELLTGLSFFHDRISVEETLLLKTYLETF